In Bacillota bacterium, one genomic interval encodes:
- a CDS encoding ribulose-phosphate 3-epimerase codes for MSLSPTRVEFSASLMCSSFRRLDEEVQALKEAGIEYLHLDVMDGRFVPNYGLGVDLVREVLRFSPLPAEVHLMVENPELGLRSFADMGVRRIIFHVEATRTPIRLVEHARELYPEVFVAMNPATPLNALEYCLNLLDGVCLMSVEPGFAGQRFVPTTPQKLRELRRLADLSRPGLRIEVDGQVNVKTVASVVTAGANLLVLGSSGLYSHPRGFRAAVEALKEAMAA; via the coding sequence GTGAGCCTGTCTCCAACTCGCGTCGAATTCTCGGCGTCGCTCATGTGCTCCAGCTTCCGCCGGCTCGATGAAGAGGTCCAGGCCCTGAAGGAGGCAGGCATCGAGTACCTTCACCTCGACGTCATGGATGGGCGATTCGTACCAAACTATGGCCTCGGGGTCGACCTTGTTCGAGAGGTGCTGCGATTCAGCCCTCTTCCTGCAGAGGTGCATCTGATGGTGGAAAACCCGGAGCTGGGTTTACGCAGCTTCGCCGACATGGGTGTTCGGCGTATAATCTTTCATGTAGAGGCGACTCGGACGCCGATCCGGCTCGTCGAGCACGCCCGCGAGTTATATCCGGAGGTATTCGTCGCTATGAACCCGGCCACGCCCCTGAATGCGCTGGAGTACTGCCTGAACCTTCTGGACGGAGTCTGTCTGATGTCGGTCGAACCGGGCTTCGCTGGGCAGCGTTTCGTTCCCACCACTCCGCAGAAGCTCCGGGAGCTGCGTCGTCTCGCAGACCTGAGCCGGCCCGGGCTGCGAATCGAGGTCGACGGGCAGGTCAACGTAAAGACGGTGGCCTCCGTGGTTACAGCAGGTGCTAACCTTCTGGTGCTCGGTTCCTCGGGTCTATACAGCCATCCCCGGGGGTTCCGGGCTGCGGTCGAGGCCCTGAAGGAGGCCATGGCCGCATGA
- a CDS encoding ROK family protein — protein sequence MEHDRAPSLAAGIDVGATKTLAVVVTRQGDIVRQVRVNSDFGSARDHVGERLTSLVASLVISPAELAGIGLGAPAIVDPSTGQILSSPNLRVLEGLSADKLFGGDMGKVPILIDNDVNLAALGESWLGAARGARHFVFIAVGTGIGTGLVLDGRLYHGTGGAGEGGHMVLVPDGPECGCGSRGCLEAMASGSAIARRYREVSGQTASVSDIFSLSAAGEPEARQVIEEAAAFLGIGVANFINILAPEMVVLGGGVMMNQHAVLMPLVEAAMQRHARKPLLARTAVVVSKLGEMASAVGAAALAWQR from the coding sequence ATGGAGCACGACCGCGCCCCTTCCTTAGCTGCAGGTATCGATGTCGGCGCTACGAAAACGCTGGCCGTGGTCGTGACAAGACAGGGTGATATCGTTCGTCAGGTTCGGGTGAACTCGGACTTCGGCTCGGCGCGGGACCATGTAGGCGAGCGCTTGACTTCTCTGGTCGCCAGCTTGGTGATTTCTCCGGCTGAACTAGCCGGCATCGGCCTCGGGGCACCGGCCATCGTCGATCCTTCTACTGGCCAGATCCTTTCTTCGCCAAACCTTCGAGTGCTCGAAGGGCTGAGTGCAGATAAGCTGTTCGGCGGCGACATGGGGAAAGTGCCCATACTCATCGACAATGACGTGAACCTTGCAGCGCTGGGCGAGAGCTGGCTTGGCGCAGCTCGGGGGGCCCGGCACTTCGTATTCATCGCGGTGGGAACGGGCATTGGTACCGGACTGGTGCTGGACGGAAGACTCTACCACGGAACCGGGGGGGCCGGTGAAGGCGGGCATATGGTGCTGGTTCCCGACGGGCCCGAGTGCGGGTGCGGAAGCCGGGGATGCCTCGAAGCGATGGCTTCCGGGTCAGCAATTGCGCGCCGGTATCGGGAAGTCAGCGGCCAGACCGCCTCCGTATCTGACATCTTCTCGCTCTCCGCCGCTGGTGAGCCCGAGGCCAGGCAGGTCATAGAGGAGGCTGCCGCGTTCCTGGGCATCGGCGTCGCTAACTTCATCAACATCTTGGCCCCTGAGATGGTCGTGCTGGGTGGCGGGGTCATGATGAACCAGCATGCCGTGCTCATGCCTTTGGTGGAAGCCGCCATGCAGCGCCATGCTCGCAAGCCGCTCCTAGCGCGAACAGCAGTTGTCGTCTCCAAGCTGGGCGAGATGGCTTCAGCGGTCGGTGCCGCAGCCCTGGCTTGGCAACGTTGA